In a genomic window of Silurus meridionalis isolate SWU-2019-XX chromosome 27, ASM1480568v1, whole genome shotgun sequence:
- the tet3 gene encoding methylcytosine dioxygenase TET3 isoform X2, which yields MAPVNLLMLDRTLALSYGERLSDFYISSKPVCTAPDAYEFPLDEEDARVFLRPGGASTVSPLSQYIQTEHQHAGLFSMPQDPVRKKRKRCGVCGPCMRTENCGTCTSCINRKVAHQICKLRKCEELKKRRVTWQVDQFDTGIRVHTFAPNLAAETVSVVGSVDGPSRSGQMEIDHGCLEKGVLNHELSNGLSQHGEETNGFEGGALAKLSHPHQETLTCLPQTPGWGPGNPKGASTPQQQEAGWNDQSTSSLGNSADMENARTLVAFSASAGSLPPCSVPQPPPNPNYIQLYEKFNQEMANRGNENKQKIWSGDDQHCTSEDLNTLQMALNQARHGHKPPNCDCDGPDCPDYLEWLEKKIKMAANVQEKIPCKLSGASQTEQQHYQSQPQPQPKSANNASEPLSQNPVTQPPVPRPYGPLPPIQCSPSVLSIAKERNVSLQTAIAIEALTQLSGTGGPVSESTFGNSNHHASSQPPSQTQDGMRLIASSPGALSSSSASSIPQSFSSGNFPQQTSALWEQHRPELQGSTHHSSQYGSSNSPFPTSHPSTPSPSPHQWQQSTGASSEKSTPRNPWMLNSETQACFPHPSHGSSDPMSELKQLLGDNSGKYTSTNFKFPAPPQNLKDNQQVMPHVKQEVNNGDYPGEMSGVLSQYRMLNSQQQFPGQQISHPITYSTQAALQQHLHHKRNLFSSPQSFDLRLPMSSQTLRKWWPQSTPESVLSIKQEPKKKKNTQSSPLLKQSMGGLLGPFGPALPKPKQIVIKKTKQKASQPLFLPQSQITVQKSSMSVSSLSQFIPSLPVVEAALPPCAPPNNSSQVVVSQAAPAQSQESSLNSSSTPISGNTSLASTPLNVPVSPAQDGLISSDRTTVAEGPLTTTSTSQTTTSQSTSPLCGLNSLDPKFEDLIRQFEEEFGDTSSPATDAPDPGTAPPGLTDSQTNFSSGQARPQSPSTETLNNLSAPTSELEPSLKQVEREKKETAVSPNQPSTIKQEVQECEDVKPSDQLLAQATEAYLQQLNHKILVNPFTTTCSPPTKRVKIESSGGVTVLSTTGNFSTAGENQDTPTKDCLPSSPSLKGFLESPLRYLDTPTKSLLDTPVKDAQAEFPTCDCVEHTQEKDEGPYYNHLGSGPTVASIRELMENRYGEKGEAIRIEKVVYTGKEGKSSQGCPIAKWVIRRSGEKEKLLCVVKQRSGHHCANTVIIVVIIAWEGIPRSLGDRLYREITETITKYGNPTSRRCGLNDDRTCACQGKDSETCGASFSFGCSWSMYFNGCKYARSKVPRKFRLQGEHPKEEEHLRDNFQELATKVAPVYKQLAPQAYQNQCVTEKMAPDCRLGLKEGRPFSGITACMDFCAHAHKDQHNLHNGCTVVCTLTKEDNRKVGVIPEDEQLHVLPLYKISTTDEFGSEENQRLKMQTGAIQVLSKFRREVRKLPEPAKSCRQRRLEAKKAASEKKNKKQQLSETPEKMIKKVSLQGNKAIPKQEVKPTVKKESSDHFQAVNGALDGYPPLGNAKMCPDPYSMNGAYSSYTGPYARGSMPSNSQSSTHSPINGFHPNLQGMPYNYYNHAPKGLFPPEAMGYMGLNGACPKVAGEQQKPSIQSLQARLVQNQADHHRQGVNMANHRYLHQSELSESPATPKHTSSATPDQMHRVTPIIKQEPMEVALYDSRTDVQSRSCPVTPSVTPIPETWLGHTPNGSLVSKGWDGNLRPGQAHSPFTPEKQRLHQQHSQLQHSKFAQQQQQWRSYPGTPVASPSPSPALQTCPSPAASPHPATPQHWGSPAPSPQPKAWCQPGSLGYGHGGPRQGTPVGAFPDKMLAETAEIRGSTPLGLQEKAWKSGGASAAGSNPSPAPEGRLFPDTLQKVNGQACWDSEVESEREPEEEEVWSDSEHNFLDPNIGGVAVAPGHGTILIECARRELHATTPLKKPDRSHPTRISLVFYQHKNLNQPCHGLALWEAKMKLLAERARQRQQEAALLGLSQEDMKAYAKKRKWADGLVSSSSEPTKDKREGVTRMAPTQHTTTMVTVSPYAFTRVTGPYNCFM from the exons ACTGTTTCAGTGGTGGGTTCAGTGGATGGCCCCAGCAGAAGTGGCCAGATGGAAATTGACCATGGATGCCTGGAGAAAGGCGTGTTGAACCATGAGCTGTCCAATGGGCTTAGTCAGCATGGAGAAGAAACTAATGGTTTTGAAGGTGGAGCTTTGGCAAAGCTTAGCCACCCACACCAAGAGACATTAACATGTCTTCCCCAGACACCGGGATGGGGGCCTGGGAATCCAAAAGGAGCCTCTACCCCCCAGCAGCAGGAGGCAGGCTGGAATGACCAGAGCACAAGTAGCCTGGGGAACAGTGCAGACATGGAGAATGCTAGAACTCTGGTGGCCTTCTCAGCTAGTGCAGGTTCCCTACCACCCTGCAGTGTTCCTCAACCTCCTCCTAACCCTAATTACATACAGCTGTATGAAAAATTCAACCAAGAAATGGCTAATCGAGGTAatgaaaataagcaaaaaatatgGAGCGGTGATGATCAGCACTGCACTTCAGAGGATCTCAACACCCTCCAGATGGCTTTAAATCAAGCCCGTCATGGTCACAAGCCACCAAATTGTGACTGTGATGGACCGGACTGTCCTGATTACCTTGAGTGGTTAGAGAAGAAGATCAAAATGGCAGCCAATGTTCAGGAAAAGATTCCCTGCAAATTATCAGGTGCTTCTCAGACAGAGCAACAACACTATCAGTCTCAGCCACAACCTCAACCCAAAAGTGCAAACAACGCTTCAGAACCACTGTCACAGAACCCAGTTACCCAGCCTCCAGTCCCAAGACCTTATGGCCCTCTACCACCTATTCAATGTTCTCCCAGTGTGCTATCCATTGCTAAGGAGAGGAATGTCAGTCTACAGACAGCTATTGCCATTGAGGCACTGACCCAATTATCTGGCACTGGTGGGCCTGTGAGTGAATCAACATTTGGAAACTCcaaccaccatgcttcatctcAGCCCCCTTCTCAAACCCAAGATGGGATGCGATTGATTGCTTCATCTCCTGGGGCCCTTTCATCATCGTCTGCTTCCTCTATACCCCAATCTTTTTCCTCTGGCAATTTCCCTCAACAGACTTCTGCTTTATGGGAGCAACACAGGCCTGAGTTACAGGGTTCGACTCATCACTCCTCCCAATACGGGTCCTCCAACTCCCCCTTTCCAACCTCACACCCATCCACCCCTAGTCCATCACCCCACCAGTGGCAACAGAGCACTGGAGCAAGTTCAGAGAAAAGCACACCTAGGAATCCATGGATGTTGAATTCTGAAACTCAGGCTTGTTTTCCACATCCATCCCATGGCAGCAGTGACCCAATGTCTGAACTGAAACAGCTTCTGGGAGACAACAGTGGAAAGTACACCAGTACTAACTTTAAGTTTCCTGCCCCACCTCAAAATCTGAAGGACAACCAACAAGTAATGCCTCATGTCAAACAGGAGGTCAACAATGGAGACTACCCAGGTGAAATGAGTGGAGTATTGAGCCAGTATAGAATGTTAAATAGTCAGCAGCAGTTTCCAGGCCAGCAGATTTCTCACCCTATTACATACTCAACTCAGGCAGCACTGCAACAGCACCTTCATCATAAACGTAACCTTTTTTCCAGCCCTCAAAGTTTTGATCTGCGATTACCGATGTCATCCCAGACTCTCCGCAAATGGTGGCCGCAATCTACACCAGAGAGTGTTCTAAGCATTAAACAAGAacccaaaaagaaaaagaacacacaAAGTTCCCCTCTCCTCAAGCAGTCTATGGGTGGACTGCTTGGTCCATTTGGCCCAGCTCTTCCAAAACCTAAACAGATTGTCATTAAAAAGACCAAGCAAAAGGCATCCCAGCCTCTCTTTCTCCCACAGAGTCAGATCACAGTACAGAAATCAAGCATGTCAGTGAGTTCCCTCTCCCAATTTATACCATCTCTACCTGTTGTGGAGGCTGCACTCCCTCCCTGTGCCCCCCCAAATAACTCCTCTCAGGTGGTAGTGAGCCAAGCAGCTCCAGCCCAATCTCAGGAATCAAGTTTGAACAGCAGTAGTACCCCCATCTCTGGAAACACCTCCCTAGCTTCCACTCCTCTTAATGTCCCTGTTTCCCCTGCCCAGGATGGACTGATTAGCTCAGACCGCACCACAGTGGCTGAGGGTCCCCTTACCACCACTTCCACAAGCCAGACAACCACATCTCAGTCCACTTCACCTTTATGTGGCCTAAATTCCCTGGATCCAAAATTTGAAGATCTGATTCGTCAGTTTGAGGAGGAATTCGGGGACACATCTTCCCCTGCCACAGATGCACCAGATCCTGGCACTGCTCCACCTGGGTTAACTGATTCACAAACAAATTTTAGCTCAGGTCAAGCTAGACCCCAGTCACCATCCACAGAAACACTTAACAACCTTTCTGCCCCAACAAGTGAGCTTGAGCCCAGCCTGAAGCAggttgagagagagaaaaaggagacaGCAGTGTCCCCCAATCAGCCTTCTACCATCAAACAGGAAGTTCAAGAGTGTGAAGATGTTAAGCCCTCAGATCAGCTACTGGCCCAGGCAACAGAGGCTTATTTGCAGCAGCTAAATCACAAAATCCTCGTAAACCCATTCACCACGACCTGCTCTCCTCCAACCAAACGAGTAAAGATCGAATCATCTGGTGGGGTGACGGTGCTTTCCACGACTGGCAACTTCTCCACTGCAGGGGAGAATCAAGATACACCTACAAAAGATTGTTTACCGTCATCCCCTTCACTAAAAGGATTTCTGGAATCTCCACTACGCTACTTAGATACCCCAACTAAGAGCCTTCTGGACACACCGGTAAAGGATGCTCAAGCAGAGTTCCCAACCTGCGACTGTGTGG AGCACACCCAAGAAAAAGATGAAGGCCCATACTACAATCATTTGGGATCAGGGCCAACTGTGGCTTCAATAAGAGAGCTTATGGAAAACAG GTACGGAGAGAAGGGTGAGGCTATCCGTATAGAGAAGGTAGTGTACACAGGAAAAGAAGGCAAGAGCTCCCAGGGATGTCCTATCGCAAAATGG GTGATTCGACGTAGCGGCGAGAAAGAAAAGCTATTGTGTGTGGTGAAGCAGCGGTCTGGGCACCATTGTGCCAACACTGTCATTATTGTCGTCATCATAGCTTGGGAGGGCATCCCAAGATCTCTTGGTGATAGACTTTATCGAGAGATCACTGAGACGATCACCAAATATGGCAATCCCACCAGTCGCCGTTGTGGCCTCAATGACGA CCGTACATGTGCGTGCCAGGGAAAAGACTCCGAAACCTGTGGTGCTTCATTCTCTTTTGGGTGTTCTTGGAGCATGTATTTTAATGGGTGTAAATACGCCCGCAGCAAGGTCCCCCGCAAATTCAGGCTCCAAGGAGAACACCCCAAAGAG GAGGAACATCTCAGGGATAACTTCCAGGAATTAGCTACAAAAGTGGCACCTGTATACAAGCAGCTAGCCCCTCAGGCATACCAAAACCAG TGTGTAACAGAGAAAATGGCACCAGACTGTCGGCTGGGGCTCAAAGAAGGACGGCCTTTTTCTGGCATTACTGCATGCATGGACTTCTGTGCTCATGCTCACAAAGACCAACATAACCTCCATAACGGCTGCACTGTG gttTGCACTCTCACAAAAGAGGACAATCGGAAAGTAGGTGTGATCCCAGAGGATGAACAACTTCATGTGCTTCCGCTTTATAAGATCTCAACCACTGATGAGTTTGGCAGTGAAGAAAACCAGCGTCTGAAGATGCAAACTGGCGCAATCCAGGTGCTTAGTAAGTTTCGCCGGGAAGTCCGGAAGCTTCCAGAGCCCGCCAAGTCTTGCCGCCAACGGAGGCTAGAGGCCAAGAAAGCTGCATCtgagaaaaagaacaagaaacagCAGCTGTCGGAAACACCAGAAAAGATGATTAAGAAGGTTTCTCTGCAAGGCAATAAAG caatTCCAAAACAAGAGGTGAAGCCCACTGTCAAAAAAGAATCGTCCGACCACTTTCAGGCTGTCAATGGAGCTTTGGATGGATACCCACCCCTTGGGAATGCCAAAATGTGTCCTGATCCATACAGTATGAATGGTGCCTACTCTTCCTATACTGGTCCCTATGCAAGAGGTAGTATGCCTTCCAACAGCCAGTCTTCTACACACAGCCCCATCAATGGCTTCCATCCAAACCTCCAAGGGATGCCCTACAATTACTACAACCATGCGCCAAAAGGACTTTTCCCCCCTGAAGCTATGGGTTATATGGGTCTTAACGGGGCCTGCCCTAAAGTTGCTGGAGAACAACAGAAACCTAGCATCCAGAGTCTTCAGGCCAGGCTGGTACAAAACCAAGCTGATCACCACCGACAAGGGGTCAACATGGCCAACCACAGATACCTACACCAGTCTGAGCTTTCTGAGTCTCCTGCAACACCTAAACATACTTCATCTGCAACTCCGGATCAGATGCACCGTGTCACCCCAATCATCAAGCAGGAGCCCATGGAAGTAGCTCTGTATGACAGCAGAACTGATGTGCAATCCCGAAGTTGCCCTGTTACTCCCAGTGTAACCCCAATACCTGAAACCTGGCTGGGGCACACACCCAATGGCAGCTTAGTGTCCAAGGGCTGGGATGGAAATCTCAGACCAGGTCAAGCTCACTCACCCTTCACTCCAGAAAAACAGCGGCTCCACCAGCAACATAGCCAACTTCAGCATTCAAAATTTgcccaacagcagcagcaatggCGCTCCTACCCCGGTACTCCTGTAGCCTCCCCTAGTCCCTCTCCAGCTCTTCAGACATGTCCATCTCCAGCTGCTTCCCCTCACCCTGCTACACCACAACACTGGGGCAGCCCTGCTCCCAGTCCACAGCCCAAGGCTTGGTGTCAACCAGGGTCCTTGGGTTATGGTCATGGGGGACCTAGACAGGGAACACCTGTTGGGGCTTTCCCAGACAAGATGTTGGCTGAGACAGCAGAGATCAGAGGGTCCACTCCCCTGGGTCTCCAGGAAAAGGCATGGAAATCTGGAGGTGCCTCAGCAGCAGGGAGTAATCCATCTCCTGCTCCAGAAGGTCGTCTGTTTCCAGATACACTGCAGAAGGTAAATGGACAGGCATGCTGGGACAGCGAGGTGGAAAGTGAACGAGAGCCTGAAGAAGAGGAAGTGTGGTCAGACAGCGAGCACAACTTCCTGGATCCCAACATTGGAGGAGTAGCAGTGGCTCCTGGACATGGCACCATTCTTATAGAATGTGCCAGACGGGAGCTACATGCCACCACACCCTTAAAAAAGCCAGACCGCAGTCACCCAACCCGCATCTCCCTGGTGTTCTACCAGCATAAGAATTTGAATCAGCCTTGTCATGGGCTGGCGCTCTGGGAAGCCAAAATGAAGCTGCTGGCTGAGAGAGCAAGGCAGAGGCAACAGGAGGCAGCTCTTCTGGGTCTTTCACAAGAAGACATGAAAGCATACGCAAAGAAACGCAAGTGGGCTGATGGATTAGTGAGTTCCAGCTCTGAGCCAACCAAGGACAAGCGGGAAGGAGTGACACGGATGGCCCCCACACAGCACACCACAACCATGGTTACGGTGTCACCCTACGCCTTCACTCGGGTCACAGGGCCCTACAATTGCTTCATGTGA